A stretch of the Papaver somniferum cultivar HN1 chromosome 6, ASM357369v1, whole genome shotgun sequence genome encodes the following:
- the LOC113291573 gene encoding uncharacterized protein LOC113291573, producing the protein MGKAVLSSISDVKLTYENAAFVEATVKDHWKMEFLGFYNYWNEYQKMATTQAFILRDRRSNDVDLTVVSFRGTEMFDADAWSTDFDISWYELPNVGKVHGGFMKALGLQKKQGWPKEIVETSSRPQVAYYSIRDKLRKIIRENEKTKFIVTGHSLGGALAAIFPVILAYHGETELLHRLEGVCTFGKPRVGDQKLAEFMEKQMSLHNVKFSRYVYGNDMVPRLPYDDETFMFKHFGTCIYYDRFYKGKIVKEEPNKNYFSLKWFIPKIMNSAMEIVRSFTIHQTYGPEYDEGWFLLLFRTIGLALPGVSAHLPQDYVNSTRVGSLETLLTDASKSRSPYWSQCLEKLWDVGVVFPDILSSSIP; encoded by the exons ATGGAGTTCTTGGGGTTCTACAATTACTGGAATG AGTATCAAAAAATGGCAACCACACAAGCGTTCATCCTCCGTGACAGAAGATCTAATGATGTAGATCTAACTGTTGTATCATTCAGAGGCACAGAAATGTTTGATGCAGATGCATGGAGCACCGATTTCGATATATCTTGGTACGAACTCCCTAATGTAGGTAAGGTTCACGGCGGTTTTATGAAAGCATTGGGGCTacaaaagaaacaaggatggccAAAGGAAATTGTTGAGACTTCATCTCGCCCTCAAGTTGCTTATTATAGTATTAGAGACAAGCTTAGAAAAATTATTCGAGAGAATGAGAAAACGAAATTTATTGTGACCGGACACAGTTTAGGAGGGGCTTTAGCCGCTATTTTTCCCGTGATTCTAGCTTATCATGGGGAAACGGAACTGCTACATAGGTTGGAGGGGGTGTGCACGTTTGGGAAGCCTAGGGTCGGTGATCAGAAACTTGCAGAGTTCATGGAAAAACAGATGAGTTTACATAACGTGAAGTTTTCAAGATATGTCTATGGCAATGACATGGTTCCTAGGTTGCCTTACGATGATGAAACGTTCATGTTTAAGCACTTCGGAACATGCATTTACTATGACAGGTTCTACAAAGGAAAG ATCGTTAAAGAAGAACCAAATAAAAATTACTTCTCTCTGAAGTGGTTTATACCAAAGATAATGAATTCGGCTATGGAAATAGTGAGAAGCTTTACCATTCATCAGACGTATGGACCGGAATATGACGAAGGTTGGTTCTTACTGTTGTTTAGAACAATCGGGCTTGCACTTCCAGGAGTATCAGCACATTTACCTCAAGATTATGTTAATTCTACTCGAGTTGGATCTTTAGAAACGTTACTGACGGACGCCAGTAAATCTCGGTCGCC gTACTGGTCACAGTGCCTGGAGAAGCTTTGGGATGTTGGAGTGGTTTTTCCTGATATCCTTTCTTCCTCTATACCTTGA